From Corvus cornix cornix isolate S_Up_H32 chromosome 1A, ASM73873v5, whole genome shotgun sequence, a single genomic window includes:
- the MGST1 gene encoding microsomal glutathione S-transferase 1 → MAKATQLIDNEVFRAYATYTAIVLLKMMLMSLITAYFRITRKAFVNPEDTASFGKGESAKKYLRTDPDVERVRRGHLNDLENIVPFVGIGLLYALSGPELSTALLHFRIFTGARILHTFAYLIPLPQPGRGLSWAVGYSVTFSMAYKVLKTAWLL, encoded by the exons ATGGCTAAAGCCACCCAGTTAATTGACAATGAAGTCTTCCGGGCTTACGCCACTTACACAGCCATTGTTCTTCTAAAAATGATGCTAATGAGTCTGATAACAGCGTACTTCAGGATCACAAGGAAG GCATTTGTCAACCCAGAAGATACAGCATCATTTGGAAAAGGGGAGAGTGCTAAGAAGTACCTGAGGACTGATCCGGATGTTGAACGCGTACGCAG AGGCCACCTGAATGACCTTGAAAATATTGTCCCATTTGTTGGCATTGGACTGCTGTATGCTCTGAGTGGCCCCGAGCTGTCCACAGCCTTGCTGCATTTCAGGATCTTCACAGGGGCTAGGATCCTTCACACTTTTGCATACTTGatccctcttccccagcctggcagaggtTTGTCTTGGGCAGTTGGCTACTCAGTGACCTTCTCCATGGCATACAAAGTCCTGAAGACAGCGTGGCTCCTGTAG